One part of the Sorangiineae bacterium MSr11954 genome encodes these proteins:
- a CDS encoding deoxynucleoside kinase, with product MKRYIAVAGTIGAGKTSLVAWLVKRYGLKAFYEPNEANPYLSDFYHDMKRWAFHSQAFFLAHKLELHQELERCEAPAVIDRTIYEDAEIFAQSLYAQGNIEPRDWEVYQRLYRGILRALRPPDVLIALTCSLGTTKKRIARRGRAMEKEIPTAYLRGLHKLYERWFDAYDLSPIVRIDTTKLDYVEDLVDLIDLTRTLDEALL from the coding sequence AGGAACCATCGGGGCGGGAAAGACGTCGCTGGTGGCGTGGTTGGTGAAGCGCTATGGGCTCAAAGCTTTTTACGAGCCGAACGAGGCCAACCCGTATTTGTCGGATTTTTATCACGACATGAAGCGGTGGGCGTTTCACTCGCAGGCTTTTTTTCTCGCGCACAAGCTCGAGCTGCACCAGGAGCTCGAACGGTGCGAGGCGCCGGCCGTCATCGATCGCACCATTTACGAGGATGCGGAGATTTTTGCGCAGAGCCTCTATGCGCAGGGGAACATCGAGCCGCGGGATTGGGAGGTGTACCAGCGGCTCTATCGGGGCATTTTGCGGGCGCTTCGCCCGCCCGATGTGCTCATTGCGCTCACGTGCTCGCTCGGGACCACGAAGAAGCGCATCGCGCGGCGCGGGCGGGCGATGGAGAAAGAGATTCCCACGGCGTACCTGCGTGGGCTGCACAAACTCTACGAGCGATGGTTCGATGCCTACGACCTGTCGCCCATCGTTCGGATCGACACCACGAAGCTGGACTACGTCGAAGATTTGGTCGACCTCATCGACTTGACCCGAACCTTGGACGAAGCGCTTCTGTGA